One stretch of Cedecea neteri DNA includes these proteins:
- a CDS encoding protein kinase domain-containing protein, whose product MDITNLIKKLKEAKTIDSLVGEFTFIQQIGEGGNSNVCLYKKNDIEFAIKFFSKGIDDSSKTKRFIDEYFGMAQIPSHPNIAEYLHLDTITLHDESYLIIIMKRYATTLKGTLEGEDDKSVYAKKLELLYTDLLKAIEHLHVNGIIHRDIKPQNILIDGKTGHYVLSDFGISKFDPESFAKEAETQAGDRLANYRYCSPEQRGKGFLATMSSDLYSFAQVIQEYATGDINHGGGRTLVKFQDIEFLKIVDKVINRCLMHKPEERFDNVDELRKFMHEESDKYKRHLKYLEEQKYATESWNYLYKLNEAISKGFPTIKTFGEITDPAKMVRFFNCIDATIQSEEHKDNLWLIDSGGGDLNYFGAKHINENEFEINYGGFLYQSRIRKILVHRSDGSIYKHYFIVLVDAMDPFEYDDIADLSVKKTREYYPKKVDHTVIWEGHNLDPDDTENMYIEIEGAVYEKNSDSFRMMHRYVATEALFVSPTDVFGYGVNVNDNVKLLLEKCIRENTLSVEANRQFWKRAGWQFANWISSNR is encoded by the coding sequence ATGGACATAACTAATTTAATCAAAAAGCTAAAAGAAGCCAAAACTATAGACTCACTGGTAGGTGAATTTACTTTTATCCAGCAAATAGGTGAAGGTGGTAACAGTAACGTCTGTCTCTACAAAAAAAATGACATTGAGTTTGCCATCAAATTTTTTTCTAAGGGGATTGATGACAGCTCAAAGACAAAAAGATTCATAGATGAATATTTTGGAATGGCACAAATTCCATCCCATCCCAATATTGCTGAATACCTTCACTTAGATACTATCACACTTCATGATGAAAGTTATCTTATAATCATTATGAAACGTTACGCAACAACACTTAAAGGAACGCTCGAGGGAGAAGATGACAAATCTGTTTATGCCAAAAAATTAGAACTCCTTTATACTGACCTTTTGAAAGCGATTGAACACCTGCACGTAAATGGTATTATTCACCGTGACATAAAGCCCCAAAACATTTTGATTGACGGCAAAACCGGCCATTATGTTCTTTCTGACTTTGGAATTTCTAAATTCGACCCTGAGAGCTTCGCAAAAGAAGCCGAAACGCAGGCAGGAGACCGCCTAGCAAATTATCGTTACTGTTCGCCAGAACAGCGGGGTAAGGGATTTCTGGCGACAATGTCTAGTGATCTATACTCTTTCGCTCAAGTCATACAGGAGTATGCAACCGGCGATATAAATCATGGCGGAGGAAGAACTCTAGTTAAATTTCAAGACATTGAATTCCTGAAAATTGTGGATAAGGTTATTAATAGGTGCCTTATGCATAAACCGGAGGAAAGATTCGATAATGTCGATGAATTAAGAAAGTTCATGCATGAAGAAAGTGATAAATATAAGCGACATTTGAAATATTTAGAAGAACAGAAGTACGCAACTGAGTCATGGAACTATCTTTATAAACTGAATGAAGCCATTTCTAAAGGATTCCCAACTATAAAAACGTTTGGTGAAATCACCGATCCTGCTAAAATGGTTCGTTTTTTTAATTGCATAGATGCAACAATTCAAAGTGAAGAGCATAAAGATAATCTATGGTTGATTGATTCTGGAGGTGGAGACCTTAACTACTTTGGAGCAAAACACATCAACGAAAATGAATTTGAAATCAATTACGGGGGCTTTTTATATCAGTCTCGCATAAGAAAAATTTTGGTTCACCGTAGTGATGGAAGCATATATAAACATTATTTTATTGTCTTAGTCGATGCTATGGATCCTTTCGAATATGATGATATTGCTGACCTGAGTGTAAAAAAAACCAGAGAATACTATCCAAAAAAGGTCGATCACACGGTTATATGGGAAGGTCATAATTTAGATCCTGATGATACAGAAAACATGTATATTGAAATTGAAGGCGCTGTTTATGAAAAAAACAGTGATTCATTCAGAATGATGCATCGTTACGTTGCTACTGAGGCACTTTTCGTGTCACCGACAGATGTATTCGGGTACGGCGTCAATGTTAATGACAATGTCAAACTGCTTCTGGAAAAATGCATTAGGGAGAACACTCTCAGCGTAGAGGCCAATCGTCAATTCTGGAAAAGAGCGGGTTGGCAGTTCGCTAACTGGATCAGCTCCAATAGATAA